In Leptospira sp. WS58.C1, a single genomic region encodes these proteins:
- a CDS encoding crotonase/enoyl-CoA hydratase family protein, translating into MKTNFEFFEIVEREDGVAIVFLNRPDKRNAMNWSFWRDLPDVVHEINSNQKIRSFVVAARGKSFSTGLDLDSFFQEFGSVVQGTYGDDRKKFYELILRMQKGINAVYDSPKPSIAAVQKHCIGGGLDLISACDIRYATYDASISLREAKVAIVADMGSINRLPSIIGQGNTRELAYTGKDIDGEEALRIGLVSKLFKDQDQLLDGAIATASEIAANPRIVVEGTKEVMNYSEGKPLAVGLNYVAVWNSSFMDSRDFREAMKAFKERKRPEYNKN; encoded by the coding sequence ATGAAGACAAACTTTGAATTCTTTGAAATCGTCGAAAGAGAAGACGGAGTAGCCATCGTCTTCTTGAATCGCCCCGACAAAAGAAACGCGATGAACTGGAGTTTCTGGAGAGACCTTCCCGACGTAGTTCATGAAATTAATTCCAATCAAAAGATCCGTTCCTTCGTAGTTGCCGCAAGAGGTAAATCTTTCTCCACAGGTTTAGATCTGGACTCATTCTTCCAAGAATTCGGATCCGTAGTACAAGGGACTTATGGGGACGATCGTAAAAAATTCTACGAATTGATCCTCCGCATGCAGAAAGGGATCAACGCAGTTTATGATTCTCCTAAACCTTCCATCGCGGCAGTCCAAAAACATTGTATCGGAGGAGGACTTGATCTGATCTCCGCCTGCGATATCCGTTATGCGACGTACGATGCAAGTATATCCCTCAGGGAAGCAAAGGTAGCGATCGTAGCAGACATGGGTTCCATCAACAGGCTTCCTTCTATCATCGGACAAGGAAACACAAGAGAACTTGCCTATACGGGTAAGGACATAGACGGAGAAGAAGCTCTGAGAATCGGACTTGTATCCAAATTGTTCAAGGACCAGGACCAACTTTTGGATGGTGCAATCGCAACAGCTTCCGAGATCGCTGCCAATCCACGGATAGTGGTAGAAGGTACTAAAGAAGTAATGAACTACTCCGAAGGAAAACCGTTAGCTGTCGGTTTGAACTATGTCGCGGTATGGAATTCCAGTTTTATGGATTCCAGAGACTTCAGGGAAGCGATGAAGGCCTTTAAAGAAAGAAAAAGGCCGGAATATAATAAAAATTAG
- a CDS encoding OsmC family protein, translating into MEEIHFYQVNVKWEKDRIGIASAPGLSSIQVATPPEFPGGHPGIWSPEHLFVASVNSCYMTTFLAIAKNSKLEFSDFESSANGKLEMVEGRYSITEIVLDAKIRISNESDRAKALKVMEKSEKVCLISNSIKTVVRLTANVVNFV; encoded by the coding sequence ATGGAGGAAATACATTTCTATCAAGTAAATGTAAAATGGGAGAAGGATAGGATCGGGATCGCTTCCGCACCCGGTCTTTCTTCCATACAAGTAGCTACACCGCCGGAATTTCCCGGCGGTCATCCCGGGATTTGGTCGCCTGAACATCTGTTTGTTGCTTCCGTTAACAGTTGTTATATGACAACATTTCTTGCGATCGCTAAAAATTCAAAACTTGAATTCTCCGATTTTGAAAGTTCCGCTAACGGTAAACTTGAGATGGTCGAAGGACGTTATTCGATCACTGAGATTGTTTTGGATGCAAAGATCCGAATATCGAACGAATCGGACCGGGCCAAGGCTTTGAAAGTAATGGAAAAATCCGAGAAGGTCTGTTTAATATCGAACTCTATAAAGACAGTCGTCCGCCTTACGGCAAATGTCGTTAATTTTGTTTAG
- a CDS encoding YegP family protein, whose translation MSAKFVIYKDAKGEYRFRLKAANGEIIAVSEGYKSKQACENGIESVKKNAPGASVEEE comes from the coding sequence ATGTCCGCAAAATTCGTAATTTATAAGGACGCTAAAGGAGAATATAGATTTAGATTAAAGGCTGCAAACGGAGAAATTATTGCCGTAAGCGAAGGGTATAAATCTAAACAGGCCTGCGAAAACGGGATCGAATCCGTTAAGAAAAACGCACCTGGCGCCTCTGTTGAAGAAGAGTAG
- a CDS encoding flavin-containing monooxygenase: MNKEHFDVITVGAGLSGISAGYHLQKLCPGKKYTILESRPDIGGTWSLFRYPGIRSDSDMFTLGYSFRPWKEAKAIADGPSILNYVRETASEFGIDRNIRFEHRVTSTSWSSKENLWTVEVEVGPKKDKRTYTTDFLYICSGYYNYEKGFTPNFPGVKNFKGQIIHPQHWPENLNYTGKKVVVIGSGATAVTLVPSMADNASHVTMLQRSPTYITSLPSKDIIADFLRFLLPAKLAHHITRIKNILIQIWFYQVCKRSPNFAKWLIRARLKVSLPKGYDIDTHFKPNYQPWDQRVCLVPDSDLFKAISKGKASIVTDYIETFTSNGIKLRSGKELEADIIVTATGLELLAIGGIRLKVDGSEVDISKLFTFKGLMLSGVPNFAFCVGYTNASWTLRADLTSTYVARLLNHMQSKGYKQCMPICDPEKMEKEPILDLNSGYIQRAIDQFPQRGANRPWRFHQNYLMDLFDINFANVNDSNLSFG; the protein is encoded by the coding sequence ATGAACAAAGAACATTTCGACGTGATCACCGTAGGTGCGGGTCTATCAGGGATTAGCGCAGGTTATCATCTGCAAAAACTTTGCCCGGGCAAAAAATACACCATCTTAGAAAGTAGACCCGATATAGGCGGGACTTGGAGTCTCTTTCGTTATCCGGGAATTCGTTCGGATTCGGACATGTTTACCTTGGGATATTCTTTCCGACCTTGGAAAGAAGCGAAAGCGATCGCCGACGGACCTTCTATCCTAAATTACGTGAGAGAGACAGCATCCGAATTCGGAATAGATCGTAATATCAGATTCGAACATAGAGTAACGTCCACTTCCTGGTCCAGTAAAGAAAACCTCTGGACTGTAGAAGTAGAAGTGGGACCTAAAAAAGATAAACGCACATATACTACGGACTTTCTTTATATCTGTAGCGGTTATTATAATTACGAAAAAGGATTTACTCCGAACTTTCCAGGAGTAAAAAACTTTAAAGGTCAGATCATCCATCCGCAACATTGGCCCGAAAATTTAAACTATACTGGTAAAAAAGTCGTAGTGATCGGAAGTGGAGCAACCGCCGTCACCTTGGTCCCATCCATGGCGGACAATGCTTCTCATGTGACAATGTTGCAAAGGTCACCGACTTATATCACAAGTCTTCCATCCAAGGATATAATTGCCGATTTTTTAAGGTTTCTTTTGCCTGCAAAGTTGGCTCATCATATCACTCGTATCAAAAACATTCTCATCCAGATTTGGTTCTATCAGGTTTGTAAAAGATCTCCTAACTTTGCGAAGTGGCTAATCAGGGCAAGATTAAAGGTTTCGCTTCCGAAAGGTTATGATATAGATACTCATTTCAAACCGAACTATCAACCTTGGGACCAAAGAGTTTGTTTGGTTCCCGATTCGGATCTATTCAAGGCGATCTCTAAAGGAAAGGCCTCCATAGTTACGGACTATATCGAAACTTTTACTTCGAATGGAATCAAACTAAGATCCGGAAAAGAATTGGAAGCGGATATTATAGTCACCGCGACCGGATTGGAATTACTAGCGATCGGCGGGATCCGACTCAAGGTAGACGGTTCGGAAGTGGATATTTCTAAACTATTCACATTCAAAGGATTAATGTTAAGCGGAGTCCCGAATTTTGCGTTCTGTGTCGGGTATACGAACGCATCTTGGACATTAAGAGCGGATCTAACATCTACCTATGTCGCAAGATTACTAAATCATATGCAATCGAAAGGTTACAAACAATGTATGCCTATTTGCGATCCGGAAAAAATGGAGAAGGAGCCGATACTCGATCTAAATTCTGGATATATCCAGAGAGCAATAGATCAATTCCCTCAAAGAGGGGCAAACCGCCCTTGGAGATTCCATCAAAATTATCTAATGGATCTATTCGATATCAATTTTGCCAATGTGAACGATTCTAATTTATCCTTCGGATAA
- a CDS encoding DUF1330 domain-containing protein, whose amino-acid sequence MKYYSVAELNITSPRWIPAYVRNVTKMVEKFGGRYLSRTTNMEKMEGDRKLPQLFLIIEWPSKEAVQNFYHSEEYKPFLESRLKGSNGEFILVPGEDVNQLASVPD is encoded by the coding sequence ATGAAGTATTATTCCGTAGCAGAATTGAATATCACCAGCCCTCGTTGGATCCCAGCTTATGTTCGTAATGTAACCAAGATGGTGGAAAAATTCGGGGGTAGATATCTTTCTCGGACCACAAATATGGAGAAGATGGAAGGCGATCGAAAACTGCCTCAGCTCTTCTTAATAATTGAATGGCCGTCCAAAGAAGCGGTCCAAAATTTCTATCATTCCGAAGAATACAAACCGTTTCTGGAAAGTAGGCTAAAAGGCTCCAATGGAGAATTTATTCTCGTTCCGGGAGAGGATGTCAACCAGCTTGCCAGCGTTCCGGATTGA
- a CDS encoding helix-turn-helix transcriptional regulator, with product MEIFFIVPMVASLANLSCLIENIGRDHPFHRLMTVFYLAVGVQNGATAAMCLSSSDELGLAWWIFQCHSFFSLAPILAGMAGFCTGRKILNPLTVLVLVAAVLADFLCSSIPHYFVVGFNPFPFGYGPLLSLSGGLIGAGVHVLGMCICIYFFLNPVKWNVFFEKKFFITIFLLWWMALFSNFLPLYGIDLPPLHPVADAALSVTLSVYLNRYNQGSPGLFRIAANILISIAVGILVGMLFWPIFKSLQFKEIYITAISALAACSFLSFLVFHLYKTANVIPKTEFNLEEYGLSKQELRICELLNEGHSRSFIQLVLNVSNGTLRNHLKNIYAKVLPGSKSSSKDQLQRLTVFLAKRKIEKN from the coding sequence TTGGAAATTTTTTTCATAGTACCGATGGTGGCATCGCTTGCCAACCTAAGCTGTTTGATCGAGAATATCGGAAGAGACCATCCATTCCATAGGCTCATGACCGTATTTTATCTTGCTGTGGGAGTCCAAAATGGAGCTACCGCCGCAATGTGCCTATCCTCTTCCGACGAACTAGGTTTGGCATGGTGGATCTTCCAATGTCATTCTTTTTTCAGTTTGGCTCCTATTCTTGCGGGTATGGCAGGTTTTTGTACGGGTCGAAAAATCTTAAATCCGCTTACAGTTCTTGTATTAGTCGCGGCGGTCCTCGCAGATTTTTTATGTTCTTCTATACCGCATTACTTCGTGGTCGGATTTAATCCCTTCCCTTTCGGTTATGGCCCTCTTCTTTCTTTATCTGGCGGTTTGATCGGAGCCGGAGTTCATGTGCTTGGAATGTGCATTTGTATTTACTTCTTCTTAAACCCTGTAAAATGGAATGTCTTCTTTGAGAAAAAATTCTTTATTACGATTTTCTTACTCTGGTGGATGGCGTTATTTTCTAACTTTTTGCCTCTTTACGGTATAGATCTTCCTCCTCTTCATCCGGTAGCGGACGCTGCGCTTTCAGTTACACTCTCCGTTTATTTGAACCGATACAACCAAGGAAGTCCCGGATTATTCAGGATAGCGGCGAATATATTGATCTCTATTGCAGTAGGCATTTTGGTAGGAATGTTATTCTGGCCGATTTTTAAATCTTTACAATTTAAAGAGATCTACATCACCGCGATCTCCGCTTTGGCAGCTTGTAGCTTCTTATCCTTCTTAGTGTTTCATTTATATAAAACCGCAAATGTAATACCTAAAACCGAATTCAACTTAGAAGAATACGGATTGTCCAAACAGGAACTCCGTATCTGCGAATTATTGAACGAAGGACATAGCAGATCCTTTATACAACTCGTATTGAATGTTTCTAATGGGACTCTTAGAAATCATTTGAAAAATATATATGCAAAGGTACTTCCGGGATCTAAATCAAGCTCTAAAGACCAACTCCAAAGACTTACGGTATTTTTGGCTAAAAGAAAGATTGAGAAGAATTAA
- a CDS encoding PilZ domain-containing protein: protein MDIRETHKRSWDILSDPTAISRIAGSFLYSEELTVKGRQSDNKAIIIETFGDSGQISVRFQQRSRISSDEKIILQRTLKNLLELNCRTIRRLNDFEFLMQAESVCIAKTNRKEERLRIKNDSVFATNIVYHPERFELNRHISPNVIRDILETFKDELKHPKFGEIYVGLFQSGQESKFEIVRKTKKIFYIQNTNNPGSYTEVLPQFVNYITYFGKNILSAIRRYKNESIISELILPLLYDKNDKDSFPKAYLWIRSAQEPILAEDLSELYALSEKIITTIQNSDSIKSTDRFDVIDISESGVKIRIRQKDILYNVYRNESLKFDLVFKGRPPIHMNAKICWRSIDRNGKLFLGLKFISDQDQLTSLRKLEYNLQSLRNRINSEKSNAAVVKIYRTSVPRRKKT from the coding sequence ATGGATATAAGAGAAACACATAAGAGGTCTTGGGATATTTTATCCGATCCCACTGCAATTTCCAGAATTGCAGGATCCTTTCTTTATTCAGAAGAACTTACAGTGAAAGGCCGGCAATCCGATAACAAAGCGATAATTATAGAAACTTTCGGAGATTCCGGACAGATCTCCGTTCGTTTTCAGCAAAGATCAAGAATATCATCGGATGAAAAGATCATTCTACAAAGGACTTTGAAAAATCTTTTAGAGCTGAATTGCAGAACTATCAGGCGTCTCAATGATTTCGAATTTTTGATGCAAGCTGAATCGGTTTGTATCGCTAAAACGAATCGAAAGGAAGAAAGGCTTAGAATTAAGAATGATTCTGTGTTCGCGACGAATATTGTTTATCATCCTGAACGTTTCGAATTAAATCGGCATATCTCTCCGAACGTTATACGCGACATTTTGGAAACTTTCAAGGATGAATTAAAACATCCGAAATTTGGAGAGATATACGTCGGACTTTTCCAATCAGGCCAAGAATCCAAATTCGAGATCGTTAGAAAGACCAAAAAGATCTTCTACATCCAAAACACCAACAATCCAGGCTCTTACACCGAGGTCTTGCCTCAATTCGTGAATTACATAACTTATTTCGGTAAAAATATTCTTTCTGCAATCAGACGGTATAAAAACGAATCCATAATATCGGAATTAATACTTCCTTTACTATATGATAAAAACGACAAAGACTCGTTTCCTAAGGCTTATCTTTGGATAAGAAGTGCTCAAGAACCGATCCTAGCCGAAGATCTCTCCGAACTCTACGCATTATCGGAAAAGATCATCACTACAATCCAAAACTCGGATTCTATCAAGTCGACCGATCGATTTGACGTAATTGATATTTCCGAATCGGGCGTAAAAATAAGGATACGTCAAAAGGATATATTGTACAACGTCTACCGAAACGAAAGTCTTAAATTCGACCTTGTATTCAAAGGAAGGCCACCGATTCACATGAATGCAAAGATCTGTTGGCGCTCCATAGACAGGAATGGAAAACTTTTTTTAGGATTAAAATTCATATCTGATCAAGACCAGCTAACCAGCTTAAGAAAATTGGAATATAATCTTCAATCATTACGCAATCGTATAAACTCCGAAAAAAGTAATGCTGCAGTCGTTAAAATTTACCGCACTTCGGTCCCGAGAAGAAAGAAAACTTAA
- a CDS encoding SDR family NAD(P)-dependent oxidoreductase — MKSFKNKVAAITGAGSGMGRELAIQLAEQDCNLALSDVNEAGLAETVQLVNKKNPNVSVTSQKLDVSDRSAVFNWASKVAKDHHKVNLIFNNAGIAFGSTIEGFESNDFQRVMDINFGGVVNGTQAFLPYLKESGEGHIINTSSVFGIIAVPGTSAYNASKFAVRGFTETLRQELDFTKAGVSATSVHPGGIKTAIAKSSKTNDSVKALGLDPNTAGEKMSAQFITSAEKAARVILKAVKKNSPRVLIGPDAVFLDLMQRIFPSSYPKIITKALMGRMAK; from the coding sequence ATGAAAAGTTTTAAAAATAAAGTAGCAGCCATCACCGGGGCCGGATCAGGAATGGGAAGAGAACTTGCGATCCAGCTTGCAGAACAGGATTGTAACCTTGCGTTGTCGGACGTAAACGAGGCGGGACTTGCGGAAACGGTCCAATTGGTAAACAAGAAGAATCCGAATGTTTCCGTTACAAGTCAAAAGCTGGACGTTTCCGACCGATCTGCGGTCTTTAATTGGGCCTCTAAAGTAGCCAAAGATCATCATAAGGTAAATCTAATATTCAATAATGCAGGGATCGCATTCGGCTCCACAATCGAAGGATTCGAATCCAATGATTTTCAAAGAGTAATGGATATCAATTTCGGCGGAGTGGTAAACGGTACTCAGGCGTTTTTACCTTACTTAAAAGAAAGTGGAGAAGGTCATATTATCAATACTTCCAGCGTGTTCGGGATCATCGCCGTTCCGGGGACTTCCGCATACAACGCTTCCAAATTCGCGGTCAGAGGATTTACGGAAACCTTAAGACAAGAATTGGATTTTACCAAAGCGGGAGTTTCCGCCACAAGCGTTCATCCAGGCGGCATCAAAACTGCGATCGCAAAAAGTTCTAAGACCAACGACAGTGTAAAGGCACTTGGCTTGGATCCGAATACTGCAGGTGAAAAAATGTCCGCTCAATTTATCACGAGCGCAGAGAAGGCGGCAAGGGTAATCTTAAAAGCAGTAAAGAAAAATTCCCCAAGAGTCCTGATCGGACCGGATGCCGTGTTCTTGGACTTAATGCAGAGAATTTTTCCAAGCTCTTATCCTAAGATCATTACCAAGGCACTTATGGGAAGAATGGCAAAATAA
- a CDS encoding FecR domain-containing protein gives MKIFSVLFLLGLISVLFSCVKKEADTNRGVITFIVGNVTLERGSEKSKAEVNKEIQNGDVLVTDEGATAMIAFGENVSLLEIQSGSKFRFDDIKSDKKFFQEKGRSWLLSNKLVKGEGVSLGTPTTTAGVRGTKFYTSVVEDMTFICHCQGKVELENSVDHSRLIPESDYLTVTKGTKTIVIDKDDLSKIGIPYVHDHSEVNNSPVGAKTNMKLEDFLKIQDLAKKKLAGK, from the coding sequence ATGAAAATATTCTCAGTTCTATTTCTTTTAGGTTTAATAAGTGTTTTGTTTTCTTGCGTTAAAAAGGAGGCGGATACAAACAGAGGAGTGATCACATTCATTGTTGGGAACGTAACCTTGGAAAGAGGTTCCGAAAAATCCAAAGCAGAAGTAAACAAAGAGATCCAAAACGGCGACGTATTGGTTACGGACGAAGGCGCTACAGCAATGATCGCCTTTGGAGAAAATGTTTCCTTACTAGAGATCCAGTCCGGTTCTAAATTTCGCTTCGACGATATCAAATCGGACAAAAAGTTTTTCCAAGAGAAAGGAAGATCTTGGCTCCTCTCCAATAAACTTGTGAAAGGTGAAGGCGTAAGTTTAGGAACTCCGACGACGACTGCGGGTGTTAGAGGAACTAAATTTTATACTTCCGTAGTAGAGGATATGACTTTTATCTGCCATTGCCAAGGTAAGGTGGAACTTGAAAATAGTGTGGACCATTCTAGGCTGATCCCTGAATCAGATTATCTTACGGTTACGAAAGGAACAAAAACGATTGTGATCGATAAAGACGATCTATCAAAGATCGGGATCCCTTACGTACACGATCATAGCGAAGTAAACAATTCTCCTGTGGGAGCGAAAACAAATATGAAGTTGGAAGATTTCCTAAAGATCCAAGATCTTGCTAAGAAAAAATTAGCGGGGAAATGA
- a CDS encoding tetratricopeptide repeat protein, with product MGFRELIVSAIHRERQREFTKAFNLYKESLNFTKNPKTILKVKNRQAWCQYYIGNTRETLNLFQELQDRFSAHPESRLYYANYLIKVHNYKSAKKILTSAIELFPDQLELYLTLASLLKDTDRSNEAIQVLKQALSQEKLSRGRGIKRKDIWSELGYLYYQRGDYNSALASLKTAMRMDEEETFLHYDMIAQCYLKVSDHKNALKFIDLYIKYFGESDADILVVKARAHAQLQESHLACASLLQAYSLENGLKLSAEDMVDFGPLLQTGFFDTLENVEIDEA from the coding sequence GTGGGTTTTAGGGAACTAATCGTAAGCGCCATCCATAGGGAAAGGCAGAGAGAATTTACTAAGGCGTTCAATCTATACAAGGAATCCCTGAATTTCACCAAAAACCCGAAAACTATCCTGAAGGTGAAAAACCGCCAGGCCTGGTGCCAATACTATATTGGAAATACCAGGGAAACCTTGAATCTTTTCCAGGAATTGCAGGATCGTTTTTCCGCTCATCCGGAAAGTAGACTGTATTATGCAAATTACTTAATCAAGGTTCACAATTACAAGTCCGCCAAAAAAATACTCACCTCCGCAATCGAACTCTTTCCGGACCAATTGGAATTATACCTTACTCTTGCAAGTTTATTGAAAGATACCGATAGGTCCAATGAGGCGATCCAAGTCTTAAAACAAGCACTGTCTCAGGAAAAACTTTCCAGAGGAAGAGGGATTAAACGAAAAGATATCTGGTCCGAACTTGGATATTTGTACTACCAAAGGGGAGATTATAATTCAGCTTTAGCTTCTTTAAAAACAGCCATGAGAATGGACGAAGAAGAAACTTTCCTACATTACGATATGATCGCTCAATGTTATCTGAAAGTCTCCGATCATAAGAATGCTCTTAAGTTTATAGATCTGTATATCAAATATTTCGGAGAATCCGACGCGGATATTCTCGTGGTAAAAGCAAGGGCTCATGCCCAATTACAGGAAAGTCACTTGGCCTGCGCTTCTTTGTTACAAGCATACTCCTTAGAAAATGGGCTTAAACTTTCCGCAGAAGATATGGTCGACTTCGGTCCGCTATTACAGACCGGTTTTTTTGACACATTAGAGAATGTTGAAATAGACGAAGCTTGA
- a CDS encoding alpha/beta hydrolase, whose product MFRSFFFILFSFVLSLGCGPSASEYLAKRTNPQYSSTHGIEVFFNTSRAVNPGTQVACSNSYFLNFGNMGTQSGSCLVNVPADREIGSLPFGLGNKEKSFQFLEHRVAIQGKSKEEQEKLWWNGIEEDPFEEVIVFVHGFNVNFEEAILRAAQLKYDLKFPGKVALYTWPAGGDGSMLGTFFLKNTYEKNLISARSSRDSFKNFLKRMISTKKKIHLLVHSMGHQVVLNSVSELSKEWGDKPFLKELVLNAPDYDTGEFILILDSLLKSSERITLYCSPGDSALFASAQIHQTGRLGACSRFPGVDVVNVNPIDASLLSLGHGYYSSRPILTDLYQLFLGLGAEKRLFIRKSYGNENYILRN is encoded by the coding sequence ATGTTTCGATCTTTCTTTTTTATTCTTTTTAGTTTTGTTCTCAGCTTAGGTTGTGGTCCGTCCGCATCCGAGTATCTGGCAAAAAGGACAAATCCGCAGTATTCTTCCACTCATGGGATCGAGGTGTTTTTTAATACTTCCAGAGCGGTCAATCCAGGTACACAGGTCGCTTGTTCTAATTCTTATTTTCTGAATTTCGGTAATATGGGAACCCAATCAGGTTCCTGTTTGGTAAACGTTCCGGCTGACAGAGAGATAGGTTCACTCCCCTTCGGTCTGGGGAATAAAGAGAAATCATTCCAGTTCTTAGAACATAGAGTTGCCATCCAAGGAAAAAGCAAGGAAGAGCAGGAAAAACTTTGGTGGAACGGAATAGAAGAAGATCCTTTCGAAGAAGTGATCGTATTCGTCCACGGATTTAATGTAAACTTTGAAGAAGCTATTTTAAGGGCGGCCCAACTCAAATACGATCTGAAATTTCCCGGTAAGGTGGCGCTCTATACTTGGCCTGCAGGAGGAGACGGTTCCATGCTTGGGACCTTCTTCCTCAAAAACACATACGAAAAAAATTTAATCTCCGCAAGAAGTAGCAGAGATTCGTTTAAAAACTTCCTGAAAAGAATGATCTCTACTAAAAAGAAGATCCATCTATTGGTACATTCTATGGGACATCAGGTGGTCTTAAATTCGGTTTCAGAACTCTCCAAAGAATGGGGAGACAAACCTTTTTTAAAAGAATTAGTATTGAATGCTCCGGACTACGATACGGGCGAATTTATTTTAATCCTAGACAGTTTGCTAAAATCTTCGGAAAGGATCACATTATATTGTTCTCCCGGTGACTCCGCATTGTTTGCCTCCGCCCAGATACACCAGACAGGAAGACTAGGCGCCTGTTCCAGATTTCCCGGTGTGGATGTGGTCAATGTAAATCCGATCGACGCTTCTTTATTGTCATTAGGTCACGGATATTATTCTTCCCGTCCTATCTTGACCGATCTGTACCAACTCTTTTTGGGTTTAGGGGCGGAAAAGAGACTGTTCATTCGAAAGTCCTACGGAAACGAAAACTACATTCTCCGAAATTAA
- a CDS encoding histidine kinase dimerization/phosphoacceptor domain -containing protein, with protein MLTKPKILVVEDEIIVAVNLGQKLKKLGYDLVGITSSGEEAIQKAEENHPDLVLMDINIEGNLDGIQTAELLRNRFQTPVIYLTAYADENTLNRAKRTQPLGYIVKPFESDQLRSSIEVALYKNELENRNRKNEESLKSTLNQMESGIITTDENGLVLFCNPVAEKIAGLSYAESIGLSLTKILKLEDTNSSAYILPVSDVLTSHQTIEKSGIFAIDGIGNKTAVSVQISPILNTEGKSSGSITVLRLGETDNTNQSYLKEIHHRIKNNLTVISSLLSMNASNLKDQETLDIFKDSQHRIQAVALLHEVLYENHDLSSISFDLYVRKLTDLLFEVYKVDRSKFKLILDIQAPKIPSEMGMNCALIINELLTNSFKHGFKGRESGSILIRFSLNDERYFLEVKDDGVGLSDTTPQIRNSASLGLSLVDSFVKLLRGKLSLENENGCKATLSFPTRHET; from the coding sequence ATGCTCACAAAACCTAAGATCCTAGTTGTCGAAGATGAGATCATAGTCGCAGTCAACTTGGGCCAAAAACTTAAAAAATTAGGTTATGATCTTGTAGGCATTACATCCTCCGGAGAGGAAGCCATCCAAAAGGCGGAGGAAAACCATCCTGACCTAGTCCTAATGGACATTAATATCGAGGGAAATTTGGACGGGATCCAAACTGCGGAACTCCTACGGAACAGATTTCAAACGCCCGTTATTTATCTCACGGCTTATGCGGATGAAAACACTCTCAACAGAGCTAAAAGGACCCAGCCCCTAGGTTATATAGTCAAACCGTTCGAGTCGGACCAACTCCGTTCTTCTATCGAAGTTGCTTTGTATAAAAACGAGCTCGAAAATAGAAACCGCAAAAACGAAGAATCCTTAAAATCCACTTTGAACCAAATGGAGTCCGGGATCATCACTACGGATGAGAACGGTTTGGTTTTATTCTGCAATCCAGTAGCAGAAAAGATCGCGGGCTTAAGTTACGCGGAGTCCATCGGACTTTCTTTAACGAAGATCTTAAAATTAGAAGATACAAACTCTTCCGCTTATATTCTTCCTGTTTCTGATGTATTAACTTCTCATCAAACAATTGAGAAAAGTGGAATATTCGCGATCGATGGGATCGGAAATAAGACAGCTGTGTCGGTCCAGATCTCCCCCATTCTAAACACTGAAGGAAAATCCAGCGGGTCGATCACCGTTCTTCGTTTGGGAGAAACCGACAATACGAATCAGTCTTACTTAAAAGAGATCCATCATAGGATCAAAAACAATCTCACCGTCATTTCTTCCTTACTCAGCATGAATGCCTCCAATCTGAAGGATCAAGAAACCTTGGATATTTTCAAGGACAGCCAGCATAGGATCCAAGCTGTAGCCCTTCTGCACGAAGTGCTTTATGAAAATCATGACCTGTCTTCCATCAGCTTCGATCTCTATGTTCGTAAACTTACGGACCTTCTATTCGAAGTATACAAGGTGGATCGTTCCAAATTCAAACTTATACTGGATATCCAAGCCCCTAAGATACCGAGCGAAATGGGAATGAACTGCGCGTTGATTATCAATGAACTTCTGACCAATTCGTTTAAACATGGATTCAAAGGTAGAGAGAGCGGTTCTATATTGATCCGTTTTAGTTTGAATGACGAACGATATTTCTTAGAGGTTAAAGACGATGGCGTGGGTCTTTCGGACACAACTCCTCAAATTCGCAATTCCGCCTCTTTGGGACTTTCCTTGGTGGATTCTTTTGTAAAACTCCTAAGGGGAAAACTTTCATTAGAGAACGAGAACGGCTGCAAAGCTACTCTAAGTTTTCCCACAAGACACGAGACCTAA